The Acinetobacter chinensis genomic sequence GCCATTTCTGAAAACTGTCCATTCTGTTCCACACGTGCATGCTTAGGCTGCATACCCACCAGGTGCTGAATCGCCTGTGAAGTACGTCCTTTGGCTTTAGCCTCAAAATAACGTCCGAGCAGAATCAGTGCGACAATGACCGCAGCCGCCTCAAAGTAAACGTTGACCGTTCCCTTTGGCAGTAGTTCTGCAAAAAATGTTGCAACCACTGAATAACAGTAAGCGGAGAACGTCCCGACTGCGACCAGGGAATTCATATCCGGTGCCAGTCTAAACAGCGCAGGAAAACCTTTCTGGTAAAAACGGCGACCTGGGAAAATCAGAATCAGCGTGGTCAGTACAAACTGAATATACCAACTGTTCTGCACCCCAATCGTTCCTGCAACAAAATGATGGAAAGCCGGAATTAAATGTGAACCCATTTCCAGAATAAAAACTGGCAATGCCAGTGCTGCCGCAATCAGCAGATCACGTTTCAGCTCAACCAGCTCGTTCGCTTTTTTATCCTGTTGCTGAGCATGATCTAGCACAGCAACTTTCGCGTCATAACCAGCTTTGGCTACCGCCTGAATCAGCTGATCAGCAGTAACAGAAGCATCTGCCACAATGACTGCTTTTTCTGTTGCAAGATTGACACTTGCAGACCGGACGCCTTCAACTGCTTTCAGTGCTTTTTCCACACGCCCAACACATGAAGCACAGGTCATACCATCGATCTGTAATTCCACAGGTGTCTGAGCAACACTGTATCCTGCTTTTTCAATGGTTCTGATAATTTCTGAATAGTTTAAGGGCTGGCTGCTGCTGATCGAGGCTTTTTCAGTTGCAAGATTCACACTGACTGAATCAATATTTTCAAGCTTCTGTAATGCTTTTTCGACACGCCCTACACACGAAGCACAGGTCATACCCTCAATCTGTACTGACCCCTGATAGAGTTGCGGTGATCTGTTCTGATCGTTCATCACAATACCTCTGATTCATTTATATTCTTTGATGCTTACAGCATAAAGATTGCCATAATGGTAAGGTCAAGCTTTATTTCTGGTATAACAGCAACATTGAAATAAACAGGAGATATTTTGCAGATTCAGGGGAATCATCTCTCCATGCAGATGGGTTTCATCTGTTGAAATGACCTGTAAAAAAGAAGCTCAGAATACTACAAAGCAGAACAGCTGACTTACTGGATGGTGTATCCACCATCAATGACATACTGAGCACCTGTGATAAATGAAGCCTGCTCGGATAATAGAAAACAGATCAGTTCAGCCACTTCCTGTGGAGTACCCAGGCGACCTATGGGGTGTTTCTGTATCAGCATCTGCTGATCAATATGCGAAATCAGCGGTGTTTCGATATAACCCGGATGAACTGAATTGACCCGGATATTCTGCTGTGCATAATCCAGTGCCGCAGCTTTGGTCAAACCTGTCACTGCATGTTTACTGGTCACATAGGCTGCACGGTTCTGTGTTGCCACAAGCCCCAGCATGGAAGATGTGTTGACCACTGCCCCCCCTCCACTTTTCAGCATCAGCGGAATCTGCGCTTTCAGTCCATAAAACACGCTGTTCAGATTTACCCCAAGCACGCTGTTCCAGGTCTCCAAAGTCAGTTCATGCAACGGTTGTGCAGGAGATGTCACACCTGCATTATTCAACGCATAATCGAGCCTGCCAAACTGCTGTTCAATCTGAACAACGACATTTTCAACAAAATCAGCCTGACTTAAATCACCTGTAAATGTAATGACTTTGACCTGCTTTCCTAAGATTTCTGCCAGTGCCTCTAATGCATCGGCATTCTGATCAACCAGGCAAAGCTGACACTGCTGAGCTGCCAGCTGTTCCGCAACAGCAAGACCAATGCCAGAAGCTGCACCTGTAATCATGGCAACTTTATTTTTCATGGTCATGACTCTGCTCCTCCATATACTGACTCAAATGATTTTCCAGATGACTGCGCATGCTCAATGGAATACTCTGCTTCCTAAATGTCTCCTGATCCACCAGCACAATAATGCTGTTTGCCTGAGCGACCAGACATTGCTGCTGCTCACTCCAGACATCGTACTGCATGGAGAAACTGCTCTGTCCGACATGGGTGATATGACAGGTTGTTTTCAGAGTGTCGGGATAGACGACTGGACGCCGATATTCACATTCATTTTTTAGAATCACACTGTATAAAGAGCTACTGAAAAAATTCAGGCTGTCCAGAAAAGCGATTCGGGCATCCTCGACATAACGGAAATAATGCACATTGTTCAGATGCCCAAAAGTGTCCATTTCGCCCCAGGACACAGGTCTTGAAACCTGAACCGGATGAAGTGCTGTCATCGGTACAGTCCTCCATTTACATGAATATTTTCACCCGTAATATACGAAGAAGCCTGACTGCACAGAAACAGTATGACCTGTGCAATTTCCTCTGGCTGTCCCAGTCGTTTCAGTGGTGTTGAGCTGACCATGGATGCCCGCTTTTCATCACTCATGCCTCTGAGCATAGCGGTGTCAATTAAGCCAGGTGATACCGCATTGACCCGTGTCCGTGGTGCAAGTTCAATGGCAAGGCTCTTGGTCAGCGCCAACACACCGCCTTTGGCTGTGGCATAAGCCGTATGTGCAATACTGCCCTGATGACCTGCAATGGATGCAATATTGACAATACTGCTCTGCTCAGCCAGTGCACGCAGAAAACTTTTAATCAGATAATAATTGGCACTCAGGTTAATACTGATCTGTCTGTTCCATTCCTCATAACTCAGTTCAGCCAGTTCGATATGCTGATACAGACCTGCCGCATGAATAATGCAGTCAATCTGTGCATGTGTTTTGAGTACCTGATCACGCATCTGAACCACAGCGGAAGCGGATGAACTGTCCAGCTGAAAATACTGCCATGAACTGTTCAGGGACTGTAAAAAAGCTGTGTCCTCTGCCACACAGTCCACCAGTACAAAATGGACATCATGCTGATCCATCAGCTGAATGGTTGCTCTGGCAATGCCCCCGAGTGCCCCCGTAATCAGGATCACTTTCTGATTTAAACTGTTCATTATTTTTTATCCTGTAAAAAAGCCGAAGGACATTCATCCTTCGGCTATAACCTTAAAATTTATACATGGTGACAAAATTCAGGCGGGATACATCGAACTCACTGCCATCAAAACTTTCACGTTTGCCGTGATGGTATTCCATCCCAATGTCGATATTTTTCAGAGGGGTGTAGAACACGTTTGCAGCAAGATCAGTCAGTTTTTTGTTCAGTGTCGGATTATTTCGGGCATAGGCCGTTGAATCATCATAATCAAACAGTGAACCCACAACGTTCATCCGCCATTGCTCTGAGAGTTTGTGAGAATAGCCCAGTACATAAGTGTTGAATTTATTCAGATCAAGATCGTTCTTAGCGTCGTTGACACTGAAATCACCACCCGCTGCAAAACCATTGACCTGATCACCACTTTGCTGAGCATAGGACACAAATTTCTGATCCCCTTCTACATGGTACGCATGTCCCTGAAGCGTACTGACAGGTGTCAGCTGATATTTCAGCCCAAGTCCTGCTCCCCAGGACAGCTTATCAATATCGTCACCATTTACTGTTGCACGTTTTTCATGAACAAAACCCTGTGCCAATGCTGTCAGACTGTCCTGTTTAAACGTATATTTTGCCGTCAGTGCCGGAATTTCCGAAGATCGGGAATCGACATATTCGGCTGCCAGTTTCAGATTATGCTGCGGTGAAAAATCAAAGTTATAGCGAACCTGTGGATTACGTGTCCAGCTGTATCCCATAAACAGCGTGTAATCCACACTTTCTGTCAGGGTTTCCAGGTTGGACATCCCTGAAACGGTCTGACCGATCAGCCAGTTATTAAAATCCACATAAGCATGGCGGATACGCAGTTTACCGTTACCTTCCAGTCCGTCCCAGAAGTCCATCTCAATTTTACCTTTGACACTGGTGTCATTGACGTTTTTACTCAGATCCATGCCCAGTCGGGTTGCTGTCAAGGTGAATGCACTGCGATGCCCCGCAGGTGTCTGGTTCACCGATGGCAGCTGATTACTGACAAAAGGAGAGCCTGCGGTATCTTTCAGATCCAGACTGCCATCCATACGCACAATCCCGTAAACCTT encodes the following:
- a CDS encoding SDR family NAD(P)-dependent oxidoreductase — encoded protein: MTMKNKVAMITGAASGIGLAVAEQLAAQQCQLCLVDQNADALEALAEILGKQVKVITFTGDLSQADFVENVVVQIEQQFGRLDYALNNAGVTSPAQPLHELTLETWNSVLGVNLNSVFYGLKAQIPLMLKSGGGAVVNTSSMLGLVATQNRAAYVTSKHAVTGLTKAAALDYAQQNIRVNSVHPGYIETPLISHIDQQMLIQKHPIGRLGTPQEVAELICFLLSEQASFITGAQYVIDGGYTIQ
- a CDS encoding SDR family NAD(P)-dependent oxidoreductase, whose protein sequence is MNSLNQKVILITGALGGIARATIQLMDQHDVHFVLVDCVAEDTAFLQSLNSSWQYFQLDSSSASAVVQMRDQVLKTHAQIDCIIHAAGLYQHIELAELSYEEWNRQISINLSANYYLIKSFLRALAEQSSIVNIASIAGHQGSIAHTAYATAKGGVLALTKSLAIELAPRTRVNAVSPGLIDTAMLRGMSDEKRASMVSSTPLKRLGQPEEIAQVILFLCSQASSYITGENIHVNGGLYR
- a CDS encoding DcaP family trimeric outer membrane transporter, which produces MKFQLKVLACGISILGSTAVFAESVEQRISTLEQQLNELKIQQQNEVQQTTSAGSGSSLFSDTDIKVYGIVRMDGSLDLKDTAGSPFVSNQLPSVNQTPAGHRSAFTLTATRLGMDLSKNVNDTSVKGKIEMDFWDGLEGNGKLRIRHAYVDFNNWLIGQTVSGMSNLETLTESVDYTLFMGYSWTRNPQVRYNFDFSPQHNLKLAAEYVDSRSSEIPALTAKYTFKQDSLTALAQGFVHEKRATVNGDDIDKLSWGAGLGLKYQLTPVSTLQGHAYHVEGDQKFVSYAQQSGDQVNGFAAGGDFSVNDAKNDLDLNKFNTYVLGYSHKLSEQWRMNVVGSLFDYDDSTAYARNNPTLNKKLTDLAANVFYTPLKNIDIGMEYHHGKRESFDGSEFDVSRLNFVTMYKF
- a CDS encoding acyl-CoA thioesterase gives rise to the protein MTALHPVQVSRPVSWGEMDTFGHLNNVHYFRYVEDARIAFLDSLNFFSSSLYSVILKNECEYRRPVVYPDTLKTTCHITHVGQSSFSMQYDVWSEQQQCLVAQANSIIVLVDQETFRKQSIPLSMRSHLENHLSQYMEEQSHDHEK